A portion of the Sulfuriferula sp. AH1 genome contains these proteins:
- the lysS gene encoding lysine--tRNA ligase, with the protein MTEIIPAEHQDENQIIAERRAKLAALREAGVAFPNDFERKDFAGDIHAQHAETSKEALAEQPVSVQFAGRMMLKRVMGKASFATLQDMSGRLQIYLSNDLVGEEIHQAFKHWDLGDIVAATGVLFRTKTGELTVQAHSVRLLSKSLRPLPEKFHGLTDQEQKYRQRYVDLMTNDDARNVFMTRSRIVQAIRQFMMGHGFLEVETPMMHPIPGGAAAKPFVTHHNALDMDMFLRIAPELYLKRLVVGGMEKVFEINRNFRNEGLSTRHNPEFTMMEFYEAYRDYRYLMDFTESLLRETARVATGSEQVSYNGEIIDLGKPFDRLTIVQAVRKYNPQYTEAQLNDRAWLISWFESNKGKYRATDGVGGLQLSFFEETTETQLIQPTFIIDYPAEVSPLARRSDSQPEITERFELFITGREMANGFSELNDPEDQAERFMEQVRQKEAGDEEAMHYDADYIRALEYGLPPTGGCGIGIDRLVMLLTDSASIRDVILFPQMRAE; encoded by the coding sequence ATGACCGAGATTATTCCAGCCGAACATCAGGACGAAAACCAGATCATCGCCGAGCGGCGCGCCAAGCTGGCCGCATTGCGCGAAGCCGGTGTGGCTTTCCCCAACGATTTCGAGCGCAAGGATTTTGCCGGCGATATCCATGCGCAACATGCCGAGACCAGCAAGGAGGCGCTTGCCGAGCAGCCGGTGAGCGTGCAGTTTGCCGGGCGCATGATGCTGAAACGGGTGATGGGCAAGGCCAGTTTCGCTACCCTGCAGGACATGAGCGGGCGCCTGCAGATTTATCTGAGCAACGATCTGGTCGGAGAGGAAATTCATCAGGCTTTCAAACACTGGGATCTGGGCGATATCGTCGCTGCAACGGGTGTGCTGTTCAGAACCAAGACCGGCGAACTGACCGTGCAGGCGCACAGCGTGCGGCTGTTGTCGAAATCCCTGCGGCCATTGCCGGAGAAATTCCACGGTCTTACCGATCAGGAACAGAAATACCGTCAGCGTTACGTCGATCTGATGACCAACGACGATGCCCGTAACGTATTCATGACCCGTTCCAGGATCGTGCAGGCGATTCGCCAGTTCATGATGGGCCATGGTTTCCTTGAAGTGGAAACGCCGATGATGCATCCGATTCCCGGCGGTGCTGCGGCCAAGCCGTTCGTGACCCATCATAATGCGCTGGACATGGATATGTTCCTGCGCATCGCGCCTGAGCTGTATCTGAAGCGGCTGGTGGTGGGCGGCATGGAAAAGGTATTCGAAATCAACCGTAATTTCCGTAACGAAGGACTGTCGACCCGGCATAACCCGGAATTCACCATGATGGAATTCTACGAGGCGTACCGGGATTATCGCTATCTGATGGATTTTACCGAATCGCTGCTGCGCGAAACCGCGCGTGTAGCCACCGGCAGTGAGCAGGTCAGCTATAACGGCGAGATCATCGATCTGGGCAAGCCGTTCGACCGCCTCACCATTGTGCAGGCGGTGCGCAAATACAATCCGCAATACACCGAAGCCCAGCTCAACGACCGCGCCTGGCTTATTAGCTGGTTCGAGAGCAACAAGGGCAAGTACCGGGCGACCGACGGTGTGGGCGGTTTGCAGCTGAGTTTCTTTGAGGAAACCACGGAAACCCAGTTGATACAGCCGACTTTCATCATTGATTACCCGGCCGAAGTGTCGCCGCTGGCACGGCGTTCCGACAGCCAGCCCGAGATTACCGAGCGCTTCGAGCTGTTCATCACCGGACGCGAAATGGCCAACGGTTTCTCCGAGTTGAACGACCCGGAAGATCAGGCCGAACGTTTCATGGAGCAGGTGCGGCAGAAGGAGGCGGGCGACGAGGAAGCGATGCATTACGACGCGGACTATATCCGTGCGCTGGAATACGGCCTACCGCCGACCGGCGGTTGCGGCATCGGTATTGACCGTTTGGTGATGTTGCTGACCGACAGCGCCAGTATCCGCGACGTGATTCTGTTCCCGCAGATGCGCGCGGAATAA